From the genome of Miscanthus floridulus cultivar M001 chromosome 10, ASM1932011v1, whole genome shotgun sequence, one region includes:
- the LOC136487054 gene encoding monosaccharide-sensing protein 2-like, which yields MKSTVFSAVVVSIGYALLGWDFAALLEANHHMEKEFELLNGPSIEGITLAASTFGAIVITIFSGALLDWLGRRAILVYSSLVLFSGGVLMLWSPNIYIVLLARLIVGSGSGLVFTCVPIYISETSPPNMRGLLGTMPQFMFFLGTIFSYCLIFWLTLMSSPNWRIMIGAIFAPSIVYFALLVYYLPESPRWLASDGKISEARVSLQWLRGKKHDVSGEIAVIVEGVDIISDSAVGTARAQSFSGTSASHTWPRSTFYWQLSDPLVDLLGSIHENMSEGGSRRNSFFPVFNSFSFPEHEHMNEHRDGNSDQQTREAYSAGEVNNGDGLRASLVSQAASVEVNDTNTSFTSEGSSSYLRRHGTSVLAQEFMASIHDYDIEEEEIHGFVSPHQSAPRDIESTGRHPFRHQIVRLSETADMKFKWRVLLQPGIRHALCYGMLIQALQQSTGISGLLRCAPEILEQVGVSLFSDIGLSPHSTSILISTLHALLILPCITAAMLLMDVCGRRVLVLATTPILILSLSVMSMSTLLNMGLFERAIVFHFALTICFCSYVVGLGPIPNILCSEIFPTKARATCVSFCSLSFWFGGLLSAYCFPVMMSTIGLGGACGIYALVCCAPLFLFYYRIPETKMLNLELIAELFKLSRQEEYVQ from the exons ATGAAGTCAACAGTGTTTTCGGCAGTTGTTGTTTCTATTGGGTATGCATTGCTTGGATGGGATTTTGCAGCATTATTAG AAGCTAATCATCATATggaaaaagaatttgaattgttgAATGGACCTTCTATTGAAGGTATAACTTTAGCAGCCTCAACATTTGGGGCTATTGTGATAACAATATTCTCTGGAGCACTATTAGATTGGCTTGGAAGGCGTGCCATACTGGTTTACTCATCTCTGGTATTGTTTTCGGGTGGTGTCCTGATGCTGTGGTCTCCTAACATCTACATTGTACTTCTAGCTAGGTTAATTGTTGGATCAGGAAGTGGGTTGGTTTTCACCTGTGTCCCTATTTATATATCGGAAACATCTCCTCCAAATATGAGGGGATTACTTGGAACTATGCCACAGTTTATGTTCTTCCTAGGAACTATCTTTTCATATTGCCTGATATTCTGGTTAACACTAATGTCTTCACCTAACTGGAGAATCATGATTGGTGCAATCTTTGCTCCTTCCATTGTCTACTTTGCTTTGTTGGTTTACTACTTGCCAGAGTCACCTAGGTGGCTTGCAAGTGACGGAAAGATTAGTGAGGCCAGAGTTTCTCTGCAGTGGCTTAGAGGGAAGAAACATGATGTTTCAG GAGAGATCGCTGTTATTGTGGAAGGTGTGGACATCATATCTGACTCTGCTGTTGGCACTGCTCGTGCTCAAAGTTTCTCTGGAACCAGTGCTAGCCACACTTGGCCCCGTAGTACTTTTTACTGGCAGCTTTCGGACCCACTAGTTGATCTTCTCGGAAGCATTCATGAGAATATGTCAGAAGGAGGAAGTAGACGGAATAGTTTCTTCCCAGTCTTCAACAGTTTTTCTTTTCCAGAACATGAACATATGAATGAGCACAGGGATGGTAACAGTGATCAACAGACTAGGGAGGCTTATTCTGCTGGAGAAGTTAACAATGGAGATGGTTTGCGGGCTTCTCTTGTTTCTCAGGCAGCAAGTGTTGAAGTAAATGATACAAATACCTCTTTTACATCTGAAGGGAGCTCTTCATATTTAAGAAGGCATGGAACATCAGTACTTGCACAAGAGTTTATGGCGTCTATACATGATTATGacattgaagaagaagaaattcaTGGGTTCGTATCGCCTCACCAGTCTGCACCTCGTGATATAGAAAGCACAGGGCGACATCCATTCAGACATCAAATAGTCCGGCTATCTGAAACAGCTGATATGAAGTTTAAATGGCGGGTGCTTCTTCAACCAGGAATCAGGCATGCCTTGTGTTATGGCATGTTAATTCAAGCCCTTCAGCAG TCTACAGGAATCAGTGGTCTTCTCCGCTGTGCTCCTGAAATACTTGAACAGGTTGGAGTTAGCTTGTTTTCAGACATTGGACTTTCCCCACATTCAACATCAATTCTCATAAGTACCCTTCATGCTTTGCTGATACTCCCTTGTATAACTGCCGCAATGCTGCTGATGGATGTCTGCGGAAGAAG GGTTCTTGTGCTGGCCACTACTCCTATCCTTATATTATCATTGAGCGTTATGTCTATGTCCACCCTGTTGAATATGGGATTGTTCGAGCGTGCCATCGTCTTCCACTTCGCATTAACCATTTGCTTCTGCTCCTATGTCGTTGGTTTGGGACCAATACCTAACATTCTCTGCTCTGAGATATTCCCAACCAAGGCCCGTGCGACCTGTGTAAGTTTCTGTTCGCTTTCCTTCTGGTTTGGGGGCCTGCTTTCAGCATACTGCTTCCCGGTGATGATGAGCACCATCGGGCTTGGTGGAGCATGCGGGATCTATGCACTTGTGTGCTGCGCTCCACTTTTTCTGTTCTACTATCGGATACCAGAGACGAAGATGCTCAACTTGGAGCTAATTGCAGAGCTATTCAAACTTTCAAGGCAGGAGGAGTATGTACAGTAG
- the LOC136485498 gene encoding disease resistance protein RGA5-like — protein sequence MEVVTGVLTGLVFKLGKLLVGEYNLQKGVKGEIMFLQPELQSMQSALKEISKSPSDQLDHQDKIWASEVRELSYDIEDSIDTFMVRCEGGQLAAPSGMRGFIDRSLDLLTRFRVRRQVAMDIRGIKRRVIEVRERREVYKIDGVGARPDAVDPRLLAHYTKVTELVGIDDARDELIKVLTDGSEASKQHGRVISIVGCGGLGKTTLANVVYLKIRAQFDCWAFVSVSQTPDMRRLFRGILSELGKDINEETLDVKHFIDAIRKFLQAKRYCIVIDDIWDISVWNMVKCALPDNMGGHVIITTTRNFKVAQEIGGAYNMKPLCHESSRKIFYRRIFGNEEKYKCPDDEHLTEVSDRILKKCAGVPLAIITIASLLANKARDKMEWLEVYNSIGTGLEDSTDVENMRKILAYSYYDLKYHLRICLLYLSMFREDYAITKNHLIWMWIAEGFVQCEQGKSLFELGECYFNELINTSMIQPVYDRHEAMIEHCRVHDMVLEVIHSLSSEENFVTILNNEHSTSPWKMFRRLSLQNSMVHHDSTFPSMSMLQVRSVITFSSAFDLPALASFRVLRVLNLKGSYLPQGCDLKHLGNLFHLRYLGLERTYSNELPDEIGNLHYLQTLDIKGSNIGSLPSTVVQLRHLMCLCVDQNTRVPNGIGSLTTLEELSTLYLCDESTDITEELCHLTELRELEIFFWNNTLEKSLVACLCKLRKIQSLVIWASGGEYNFDAWVAPRHVRRLQLQCCWFSRLPDWMTPSLLCLSSLWINVRELHQEDLEILGRLPALHHLYLMLDHEKLKIPQRFVIGACLFPCLVDCRLMGFMGAVFFHQGAMMRLKNLAFTLYARDVREIASSDGSCFDLGLGNLLSLKNVMVYFRSGGAGEMEVEEAKAALAHVLEIHPNHLDYYIWG from the exons ATGGAGGTTGTGACGGGGGTACTGACGGGGCTTGTCTTCAAGCTCGGTAAACTGCTGGTGGGCGAGTACAATCTGCAGAAGGGGGTGAAGGGGGAGATCATGTTCCTCCAACCTGAGCTCCAGAGCATGCAGAGCGCCCTCAAGGAAATCTCAAAATCTCCATCAGACCAGCTTGACCATCAGGATAAGATCTGGGCCAGTGAGGTGCGCGAGCTGTCCTACGACATAGAGGACAGCATCGACACATTCATGGTGCGCTGCGAGGGCGGTCAGCTCGCAGCGCCGAGCGGCATGAGAGGGTTCATTGATAGGAGCCTTGATCTGCTGACAAGATTCCGTGTTCGCCGTCAGGTTGCAATGGACATTAGAGGCATCAAGAGGCGTGTCATAGAGGTGCGCGAGCGGCGGGAGGTGTACAAGATTGACGGTGTTGGAGCTAGGCCTGATGCTGTTGATCCTCGGTTGTTGGCTCATTACACAAAGGTGACAGAGCTCGTTGGCATCGATGACGCTAGAGATGAGCTAATCAAGGTTCTGACTGATGGGAGCGAAGCGTCCAAGCAGCATGGCAGGGTAATTTCCATTGTTGGGTGTGGAGGCCTGGGAAAGACAACTCTTGCTAATGTTGTGTACCTGAAGATTAGAGCACAATTCGATTGCTGGGCTTTTGTTTCCGTGTCTCAAACTCCTGACATGAGGAGATTATTCAGGGGTATACTctctgaacttggcaaggacatcAACGAAGAAACACTGGATGTGAAGCACTTCATTGATGCAATCAGGAAATTCCTTCAGGCAAAGAG GTACTGCATTGTTATCGATGACATATGGGATATCTCAGTTTGGAATATGGTTAAATGTGCTTTGCCTGATAACATGGGTGGACATGTAATTATCACAACTACCCGTAATTTCaaggtagctcaagaaattggtGGTGCTTACAACATGAAACCCCTCTGTCATGAAAGCTCCAGAAAAATATTTTATAGAAGAATATTTGGCAATGAAGAAAAATACAAATGTCCTGATGATGAGCACCTAACAGAAGTATCTGATAGAATATTGAAGAAATGTGCCGGTGTGCCTTTAGCTATCATTACGATAGCTAGTTTGTTGGCTAataaagcaagagacaaaatgGAGTGGCTCGAGGTGTACAACTCTATTGGTACCGGACTCGAGGATAGTACAGATGTAGAGAATATGAGAAAGATTTTGGCATATAGCTACTATGATCTGAAATACCATCTGCGGATTTGCCTACTATATTTAAGTATGTTTCGAGAAGATTATGCAATTACAAAAAATCATTTGATATGGATGTGGATAGCTGAAGGTTTTGTACAATGTGAACAAGGGAAGAGCTTATTTGAACTTGGCGAGTGTTACTTCAATGAGCTCATAAACACAAGTATGATCCAGCCTGTGTATGACAGGCATGAGGCCATGATAGAACATTGCCGTGTACATGATATGGTTCTTGAAGTTATCCATTCCCTGTCAAGTGAAGAAAATTTTGTCACCATATTGAACAATGAGCACAGCACATCTCCATGGAAAATGTTTCGAAGGTTGTCTCTTCAGAACAGCATGGTACACCATGATAGCACATTCCCTAGTATGAGCATGCTACAAGTGAGGTCAGTTATTACCTTTTCATCTGCTTTTGATCTACCGGCCCTTGCAAGCTTCAGGGTTTTGCGTGTACTAAATTTAAAAGGTAGTTATCTCCCACAAGGTTGTGATCTTAAGCATCTTGGAAATTTATTTCACTTGAGGTATTTGGGACTTGAAAGGACATATAGTAATGAGCTCCCAGATGAAATAGGAAACCTGCATTATCTACAAACATTGGACATAAAGGGAAGTAATATTGGTAGCCTGCCATCAACTGTTGTTCAGCTAAGACATTTGATGTGTCTTTGTGTCGACCAAAATACAAGAGTGCCAAATGGGATTGGGAGCCTAACAACACTTGAAGAGCTCTCAACGTTATACCTCTGCGACGAATCCACGGATATCACAGAAGAGCTGTGCCATCTAACTGAACTGAGGGAGCTAGAAATTTTCTTCTGGAACAACACCTTGGAGAAATCTTTGGTGGCGTGCCTATGCAAGTTGAGAAAAATCCAGAGTCTAGTTATCTGGGCCTCTGGTGGTGAATACAATTTTGATGCATGGGTTGCTCCTCGACATGTCCGTAGATTGCAGCTACAATGCTGCTGGTTCTCAAGGCTGCCAGATTGGATGACTCCTTCCCTTCTGTGCCTCTCCTCCCTGTGGATCAACGTGAGGGAGCTGCACCAGGAGGACCTAGAAATTCTTGGGAGGTTGCCAGCACTCCATCATCTGTATCTGATGTTGGACCATGAGAAACTCAAAATCCCTCAGAGATTCGTCATTGGTGCTTGTTTGTTCCCATGCCTGGTAGATTGCAGGCTGATGGGATTTATGGGAGCTGTGTTCTTCCATCAAGGAGCTATGATGAGGCTCAAAAACCTTGCCTTCACGTTGTATGCAAGGGATGTGAGAGAAATTGCGAGCAGCGATGGTAGTTGTTTCGACTTGGGCTTAGGCAACCTGCTGTCACTGAAGAATGTCATGGTTTACTTCCGATCCGGAGGCGCCGGCGAGATGGAAGTGGAGGAGGCCAAGGCTGCACTGGCCCATGTGCTTGAGATTCATCCCAACCATCTCGACTATTACATATGGGGTTGA
- the LOC136485496 gene encoding pollen receptor-like kinase 3 — MVTLLAFRLPPLFLLLLAATAAADNGNVSEAGAALVNLKKSFTDPTGRLEAWSATSPFPPCDATSPWPGVQCYKGSLVGIRLTHMNLSGTFDFGAIAKLPRLHSVNLKHNALSGPLPASLGTLRGLRALYLSSNNFSGPIPADVFANMRWLKKLYLDNNRITGPLPADAIASAPRLIELHLDRNQIDGPIPFKLPESLKRFNVSHNRLSGSIPQSVAERYEASSFAGNPGLCGSPGSDAAVCVAAGPALPPTMPPPTAADYMAMEEETSVFVVIGIILLVILLVIGAMVLMLRQDERNSAAPAWDYYAGSTAAAGAGAGAGAGSSKSAAAAGSKTTAPRAGEMVAVDVAGGGSSSHGGSSGRRMGEFVLLNEDIPAFGLPDLMKASAEVLGNGTLGSAYKAAMRNGVTVAVKRLRDMNRVGREEFEQHVHMLGELHHPNVLPPVGYHYRKEEKLIVSEYMPRGSLLYILHGDQSPNRLILDWQGRLRVAVGVVRGLAFLHERLGIPAGRLVSMDGADFDAPPPPPPHGNLKSGNILLDAGMEPRLVDYGFFPLVNAAQAPQAMFAFRSPEGTTRGVVSARSDVYCLGVVLLELVTGRFPSQYLHSARGGTDVVHWAATAVAEGGEGELVDPAIAAAGGDAAVRLLRVGVHCASPEPECRPSVAEAAWMVEEISSGGGVS; from the exons ATGGTCACCCTCCTCGCCTTTCGGCTCCcacctctcttcctcctcctccttgccgcCACTGCCGCTGCCGACAATGGCAACGTGTCGGAGGCAGGGGCGGCGCTCGTAAATCTCAAGAAGTCGTTCACAGACCCGACCGGCAGGCTGGAGGCGTGGTCGGCGACGTCGCCGTTCCCGCCGTGCGACGCCACGAGCCCCTGGCCCGGGGTGCAGTGCTACAAGGGCAGCCTCGTCGGCATCCGGCTCACGCACATGAACCTGTCCGGCACGTTCGACTTCGGCGCCATCGCCAAGCTCCCGCGGCTCCACTCCGTGAACCTCAAGCACAACGCGCTCTCCGGCCCGCTGCCGGCGAGCCTCGGCACGTTGCGCGGCCTCCGCGCGCTGTACCTCTCCTCCAACAACTTCTCCGGGCCGATCCCCGCCGACGTGTTCGCCAACATGCGGTGGCTCAAGAAGCTCTACCTCGACAACAACCGCATCACGGGCCCGCTCCCCGCCGACGCGATCGCGAGCGCGCCGCGCCTCATCGAGCTCCACCTGGACCGCAACCAGATCGACGGGCCGATTCCGTTCAAGCTGCCGGAGTCGCTAAAGCGGTTCAACGTGTCCCACAACCGCCTCAGCGGCTCCATCCCGCAGAGCGTCGCCGAGCGCTACGAGGCGTCGTCGTTCGCCGGGAACCCCGGGCTGTGCGGCTCGCCGGGAAGCGACGCCGCGGTGTGCGTGGCCGCCGGCCCGGCGCTCCCGCCCACGATGCCGCCGCCCACGGCGGCCGACTACATGGCCATGGAGGAGGAGACCAGCGTGTTCGTCGTCATCGGCATCATCCTGCTCGTCATCCTGCTGGTCATCGGCGCCATGGTGCTCATGCTGCGGCAGGACGAGAGGAACAGCGCCGCGCCGGCGTGGGACTACTACGCGGGCAGCACGGCCGCCGCCGGTGccggcgcaggcgcaggcgccgGCTCCAGCaagtccgcggcggcggcggggtcgaAGACAACGGCGCCGCGCGCCGGGGAGATGGTGGCCGTGGACGTGGCCGGCGGCGGGTCGTCCAGCCACGGCGGCAGCAGCGGCCGGCGGATGGGCGAGTTCGTCCTCCTGAACGAGGACATCCCCGCGTTCGGCCTGCCGGACCTGATGAAGGCCTCCGCCGAGGTGCTGGGCAACGGCACCCTGGGGTCGGCGTACAAGGCCGCCATGCGCAACGGCGTGACCGTGGCCGTCAAGCGCCTCCGTGACATGAACCGCGTCGGGCGCGAGGAGTTCGAGCAGCACGTGCACATGCTCGGCGAGCTCCACCACCCCAACGTGCTCCCGCCCGTCGGCTACCATTACCGCAAGGAGGAGAAGCTCATCGTCTCCGAGTACATGCCCCGCGGCAGCCTCCTCTACATCCTACATG GCGACCAGAGTCCGAACAGGCTGATCCTGGACTGGCAGGGACGGCTGAGGGTGGCCGTCGGCGTGGTGCGCGGGCTGGCGTTCCTCCACGAGAGGCTGGGGATCCCGGCGGGGCGGCTGGTGAGCATGGACGGCGCGGACTtcgacgcgccgccgccgccgccgccgcacgggaACCTCAAGTCGGGGAACATCCTCCTGGACGCTGGCATGGAGCCCCGGCTGGTGGACTACGGCTTCTTCCCGCTGGTGAACGCGGCGCAGGCGCCGCAGGCCATGTTCGCGTTCCGGTCGCCCGAGGGCACCACGCGCGGGGTGGTGTCGGCGCGCTCCGACGTCTACTGCCTTGGCGTCGTGCTCCTGGAGCTCGTCACGGGGCGGTTCCCGTCGCAGTACCTCCACAGCGCGCGCGGCGGCACCGACGTCGTGCACTGGGCGGCCACGGCCGTGGCCGAGGGCGGCGAGGGGGAGCTCGTCGACccggccattgccgccgccggcgGGGACGCCGCCGTCAGGCTGCTCCGGGTCGGCGTGCACTGCGCCAGCCCCGAGCCCGAGTGCCGGCCCAGCGTCGCGGAGGCCGCGTGGATGGTGGAGGAgatcagcagcggcggcggcgtgtcgtga
- the LOC136489427 gene encoding uncharacterized protein has protein sequence MRSVKRFNMKGKLAPRYIGPFKVLQRCGEVAYQLELPENLSGVHDVFHMSQLKKCLRVPEEQIPLEELAIKDDLTYEEFPIKIMDIAEKVTRSRTIRMCKVQWNRYSEAEATWERDDELRKTYPQLFE, from the coding sequence atgagaagtgtgaaaaggttCAACATGAAAGGTAaactagcaccaaggtatattggtccGTTTAAAGTTTTACAGAGATGTGGAGAAGTGGCTTATCAATTAGAATTGCCTGAGAACCTGTCTGGTGtccatgatgtgttccatatGTCTCAACTTAAGAAGTGTTTACGTGTGCCAGAGGAGCAAATACCATTAGAGGAACTTGCTATTAAGGATGATCTgacatatgaggagtttccaatTAAGATTATGGATATAGCTGAGAAAGTTACAAGAAGCAGAACAATTaggatgtgcaaggttcagtggaatcggtattcggaagcagaggcaacttgggaaagagatgATGAATTGAGAAAGACATACCCACAGTTGTTTGAGTAA